The genomic stretch taacccaaaattttgaaaaatgtctTCATTTGTTGTCAAAATGAATTGGGTAATGCCGTTTTTGCCTAAATAAGTCAAACGCTCCGacagggcgccggaaggctgtttttgcaagaatagccaccgaAGGTTTCTTTGATTACCTAGCAAgcacaaccctaaaatcttccttttaaagtgctgaagggccgtatttgcTAAACTAGCCatgttatttatttttttttgcaaaattgACCTCTTTTATCAAATTCGCTTTGTTTTAAACCAATCACCTTAatttaaatgtgcagaatgagcacgagtcaaaactTTCCAATGAAAGTCATGACCAAGATTCCTTTgaagctacatatgtggtgggaagatttggGTAAATCAGGACAAGACATGGTCAACCATCATTTGGGGGGTCTCACCAGGTTGTTAAAGATCAAGCCTAGAGGAGACATAATAAAAGCACTGGTGACATTTTGGGATCCAGCTCATAACGTGTTGCATTTCTCTGACTTCGAGTTCACACCCTCTTTAGAAGTGATAACTGGTTATGTTGAGAGTACCGAAGCCTTACGACATAAATACCTAGTCGCCCCAAAGGCTGTTACCCCTCATAAGTTTTTGGATTTACTAAAGATAAGCAGGGTGGTCCAATATGCAGATTTGGCGGCTGGGTTTTCCACTCCACAGTTCATATAGTAGCGGTACGGACACATAGGGGGATTTGAAAATCCGGAAAGCaaaatttgtagcaaagggaaccgacTAAAATGGGAAGAGCATAGATGCTTTACTTTCATGGTGGTATTTTTAGGTCTTCTAGTGTTTCCCAAGAAGGACGGGAATATCGATGTACGGATAGCCGGTTGTCAACACTTTGCTTACCAATgccaaaagcaccctcgcacccatgataatGTCTGAAatattccgagctctcacagcctgcaaagctggagtagactttttcgaggggtgaaacttgttgctacaaatgtgaaTGATTGAGAATCTATGTCATCGTCTTCGGCACATGAACTATGGGTTGACAGGGAAAAGCTGCATAGAGGAGTTTTATACAAGGGTCGATGGGTTCAAAATGCCAGAAGGGGTCGCATAATGGATATCTTTCCTCCGCTTCGTCACTGCAAATCAGATAtaatggacattgggttggcttcccgttgatgaaatcatatacatgccagccaccggtactcacttcctcctgatgggtctcaGAAGTATCCAACCTTATGCCCCGTACCGGGTCTTGAGACAGCTAGGAAGATGTCAAATAGTTCCCAAGGATGAAGACCTTAGCCTTCATGTGGTCGAGATCCGTTCtgatggccaatttcatgaagtaGTGGTTCGCCAGATTTGGAGTGAGTGCCAGTATTTGATGGCAAATACTCGAGTATGTGATCTATCCAAAGGTGGAGTCTCACCTGATTACCTCGCTTGGTACAAAAGGAAAGTTGAATTTGGAAGGCTAGCTAAAAGACCCCACCTCCAAAAATTTGTTGAAgcatcgcaagaacagtgggagtGGTTGACAAAAGAAAATTAATACCGGGCAACCATAAGCAGGTTAGAAGGGCAGATCAGAGACCTTAAGTTTGATAGTGATGTGCAAGCCGCTGCGGATAAGGGTGAGAAGAAAAcgttagcccaagaaaatgaagtccTCCGGGCCCAGATCCAAAGGATGAAGATAGCTGCTGAGAATCCGGAAAGAAGCTGAGCAGATGAAAGACTCATTAATGGTCTTAGGAAGAAAATATGTGAGTACGGGAATGATTTAGAAAACTCCAAAGGTAGTTTGGCAAGAGCCCGGGCATAGTTAGCGAAGAACGCAGAGGGATGGGCAGAGTTTGTTCGGcaattaaaaaggaaatatgaTGGAGAAGTCACAAACctgaagaaaaagctaactaccctcgagaatgagaTGGCTAAACGAGCCGAGAGAGAATATTGCTACGCTTTGATGGCACAGCTAGAGGGAGACCTACAGCATTTGCAAAAGCAAAATCACACGGCCACCCAGGTTTTGGAGGCTAGATCTCAGCAGATTGGGcggttgttgcaagaaaaggaCATCATCCTGGAAAGGGATAGAAGAATCGCcgactacattgtgatgaagtgcaatgAATGCGAGGACATGAGCAGGTCTATGTTCTTCGCCACAGTAATAATCTTTGTTCGCCAGATAATGGAGGATCTCTATCATCTCCAGGATGATATGGCGTGTAGGCCCGCGGCAAGACCAGCCGGTGTCCCTAGGGAGGATTGGAGGCACTTATGTACTCCTGATTGTTTTCCCTTTTCGAGTCTATATTTTCATTCAATATGTTTTGAGCCTGTTTAGTTTTTCAAATCTCAAGTATGTAGGAtcgagtctttgtaatagagaaaaattagaagttttgctttaatgaaaatttgaaaaacccaaAACGTGTTTatttatttcgcatttatccTTGAACTACatgatgatctgattcatgcggcgtcgtgatatgtaggcaatccccatcggatccaGTCATGGTttttaaataactcaaataaaagagaaaatgatgaaaagagaaaaccaaaagagaggaaataagaaaaagagataaaacaagaaaaagagaacgaaaacaagaaagaaaacagTGAGAGAATGCAAAAGGGAGCAAGAGAAAGATCGGGGAGATAAACAAAAGCCGGGATGAGACATGCAatcgttgcaaaacatgtagaaacacatttaactgtataggtgcatcacacgcCCAATGTGCGattccctatgtgttaattgcttcgAACTAACCAGGTTTGTTGTGTCTACTGTTGAGTATAGGTTCTGTtctaaggtggttggttttgtggtaacctggcttcgcaCCCTTACTTTACAAGATTTAAGAGAAGTGTAGAAATGTTATCAGAAGGTCATCCACCAACAAGTCCCATCCCAGAGGATAGCCCGCTATCGGTTATCCTAACCTCAGAGTTAGCGGCTGCTGAAGTGAATAAGGTACTGcgcctccgcatgttggaaatgtgggacgcttggTCCAATGGTAGAGATCCACCAAGTGCCATACCTGGTTTCCCTGACCTACTTCCTAGAGCAAGTGGAACTTCCAACATCCCAATAAGTTACCCGAACACCCCACTCGGATACCCCACCATCTCAGCCCACTTCgccggaacaccttctgaggttcgcccccaggtgATTTTAGGAGTGGCCTCTAACATATTCACCGCACCACCAACCTCGGCTACGGCACAGCCAACTTTGCCCAGGCCAAGCTTTGATCCATCATCCTTTACCTTACAAGTACCATCTTTTCCACCAGACACTGCCCATTTTACCACTAATTCTTACCCTCAACAACCCCGGTATGAGTTTATCGTGGGGCAAGATAGAGCTACAAATAATCCAGAGCAAGAGGAAATCACTCGAAAAATGAAAAACATGGAACAAAGCCTTAAGAATATACAAGGTTtaagtggccaaaagagtgtatCCTACGCTAATTTAtgtatgttccctcatgtgcatttacccatcggtttcaagacccccaagttcaaAAAGTATGATGGGCACGGGGACCCCATAGCCTACCTcaagaggtattgcaatcaattgagaggggcaggcggaaaAAAAAAagctcctaatggcttatttcgGAGAGAGTCTAGTTGGCATTGCATCCGAGTGGTACATGGATCAAGACATATCTCGCTGGCACATATGGGATGATTTGGCTCGAGATTTCATCAGGCAAATCCAGTACAACATAGACATAGCTCTAGATAGAAATTCTTTGTCTAATCTAAAAAAAGAAGTCTTCGgagagtttccgagaatatgTTGTTAAATGGCACGAACAAGCGGCCAAGGTAAAGCCCCCGATGGACGAGACCAAGATGGTCAGTGTTTTTCTACAGGACCAAGAGGCTGACTATTTCAAGAATATGATGTCTATAATAGGAAAGCCGTTTGCTGAGGttatcaaaattggggagatggtcGAAAATGGTTTGAAGACAGGCCACATATTGAGCCAGTCTGCTATAAGAGCTACGTCTCAAGAAATCCATAGTGGGTTAGGAGGTGTAGCAAACAAAAAGAAGAAGTGGCAATGGCGGCTTCAAGCCTGAGGAACCCCCGTCAACCCCGAGGTTACTTCCCGCCAAACTCCCCACAACATTATTATCCTCACCAGGATATGGCTTACGCTATGTCTCCTCATCCTTACGCGGTGATGAATTCCCAGCCATACGCTCGGCCATAACAATAGTTTaaccaaaaccgagctccatttcctagaaataacactcctcaccaagctccatataatccccttcccccacaaaataattttccataCAATGCCCGTACCTGGGAGCCACCCAGAAGAACAAACTTCacgcctattggtgaatcatactctagccttttccctaagctagtccaaatgggtttgttgcaaGCCGTACCCCAAActaggcaaaacccagagtcgCCCTCCTACCGACACGGTACTCGATGTGCTTACTATTCAGGAGcggaagggcatgacactgaaGACTGTTGGACTCTCAAAAGAGCAATCGAAAACCTAATAGAGCAGAAAAGGGTAGTGCTGAAAGATGAAGACATCCCCAATGTGACCAACTCCCATTGCCGGCTCACAATAACGGGCCAGTTATTGGGATGATTTGcaaagataaagagtttgacccAGCTCTAAAAGCCATCATTGCTATCGCCGGTGTTGAAAAGAAGCGAAGGGAGGTTGCAAAGCAAGGCAaaggggagaagaagagtaaCTCCACCCCTCAAAGTGCAGAAAAGACAGTGGAAACCAAAACAGGGGCAGCACCCCCTAAAGACGCCATTCTTTATGTTCTCCGGGCCTCCAGGAAAGAACAATTGGTACTATGTCCCCCAAGAGGTTCGAGCTTAACAAGGGACCTAAGATATACGTACCTAGAGGGAGTTATGTGGCGCGGGGGCcggtaatttcaccaaggctgaatgagcccgtggttatcagCCGCGCACCACAGAAGCCCATGAAGGACCCCACTGCAGTGCCCTGGAACTACAATAGAGCAATTATGACATACAAGGGGAAAGAAATCATAGGGGAAGTAAATGAAACCAACCAATTTGGAAAGTACCTCAATCTGGAAGAAGTGAACAACGCCAAGCAGAAGCGCTTCCTGCTCAAAAAGCCAGTTAGTAccgaagaagcagaggagttcttcCGAAAAATGAAAACTGCGGACTACGAGTTAATTGACCAACTCCAGAAGTCTCCCTCTTAGGTTTCGCTCTTGTCTCTACTGATAAGCTCGACTGAGCACCAGAAAGTATTGATAAAGACCCTAAATGAAGCATATGTTCCGATTGAAACCACTGTTGAGCAACTGGAAAGGATGGCGGAATGATTCTTTGAAGTCAACTGGATTTCATTTAGCAAAAATAACTtgcccccggaaggggccgcccacaacaaagctcttcatATGACAGTTAAGtgtgaagggtactatgtgaaaagAGTCATGGTGGATGGCGGATTAGGGGGcgacatatgccctctctcaactttgcaaagaatAGAAATTGGGACTGAGAGAATTAGGCCTAACAATGTTGTGTGTGTGCTTTCGATGGAATTAAGAGAGACACAATAGGGGATATTGATTTGATCTTGACTATCGGTCCTCTGGATTTTGAAGTGACATTTCAGGTCTTGGACATGGATACCTCCTATAATTTTCTcttaggaaggccttggatccatgctgcAGGGGACGTGCCTTCTACTCTCTACCAAATGGTAAAATTTGAACACGAAGATCAGGAAATTGTGGTCCATGGAGAGGACGAGATTTACAGGGACCCGTCAGTCCTGTGTCTCGAGGCTAGGGAAGGTAGCgagcacatagtctatcaagcttttgaggttATGGTCGCAGATCAATGTGAGGAAGGGAGCCCGTGTCCTCAACCCTTTGTGTCAAATGCGTCATTCATGGTCGCTACTGAAATGATCAAGCACGGGTATAAGCTCGAGAAGGGGCTTGGGGTATCTTTGCAAGCTATCACAAAACAAATCACTTTAGCTGCCAGCGAGAAGTTCTTCGGTGTGGGTTTTCATGCTACAGAAGCTGATGTGACATGGGAAAATGAACGAAAGAGCAATGGTTGGGCGTTGCCTCAGCCGGTCCCGCATCTCTCCAAGACATTCGATAAGCTAAAGtacacagaagaagaagaagaagaagaagaagaagaagaagaagaagaagaagaagaagaagaagaagaagaagaagaagatgatgatgatgaggccttcacggccgaGGAAATTGAGGACATATGTGGAGCCATGAGGCAAATGTTATATGAAGCTCATATGGTCCAGCCGGGTGAAGGCTCGAGCACTACTGAGGTGCAATTTATGGGGCCCGATGCCAAGCTGCAAAATTAGAAGGCTACTCCATTCCcagtcaggcgggaatcccggtagtccagtcttgccaccttttctgcattcCAAGTTATTCCAAGTGTAACTCAaatgtttcttttagtttattgtctttaaaattccaatgttaaacccttctatcttcaaattcaatgaaatgaaatcaatatttcatcgtctatgaatctctttctttattctttctgatttttgttacttttcttatttcttcctttcagttctaataatgcagacttaaataatatgacatgcttgcgaacTTCATGCCTAGATCATAGCACACTGtttaactgtgaaataatgaatcaagaaccggaatatgatgaagatgaggcatttagagaaataaaccgagaattggaacaattcgagaataaacctaagccaaacctaaatgaaactgagccagttaatttgagtagttcagaagaggtccaagaaaccatgataagcattcacactgatGAAAGAACTAGAGATGcgttgatccaacttttgttcgaattcaaagatgtgtttgcttggtcctatgatgatatgccaggactaAGTATTGATTTAGTGGTACACAAATTGCCAACTTACCCAGATCAcccccctgtccagcaaaaatagaggaagttcaaaactgatatcagtgacaagatcaaagaagaggtcaccaaacaatTAAAGGcaggggtgatccgagtggtccgatacaccacatgatTGGCTAATGTGGTTCcaatgccaaagaaatatgggaaaattcgagtgtgtgttgactatcgagatctaaacaaagcaagtcccaaagacattGCCAAACAGCCACATCCTTGTTAACaatgtgccaaacatgagatacagtctttcgtggattgttatgctggatatcatcaggttttgatggatgaagaagacatgGAAAAGACAGCCTTTACCACAACTTGGGGAACCTATTGTTACAGGGTCAcgccttttggtttgaagaataccGGGGCAAATTACATGAGAGttatgactaccatctttcatgacatgatgcaccaagaaatcgaggtgtatgtggacgatatAATCATTAAATCAAGAATGCAGGATGACCATGTtcgggatctgagaaagttctttgagcatctgcgtaagtatgacttgaagttaAACCCAGCTAAATGTGAATTTGGAGTTCCGTCTGGGaaactcttgggatttatagttagtcgaaggggcatcgagctagatccaacaaagataaagtctattcgggatttgcctccttcgagaaccaagaaagaggttatgagtatgttgggaaggttgaattacatcagccggttcattgctcagttgacttctACCTATGAGCCCATATTCAGGATATTGAAGAAATATGCAGCGAttaaatggacagatgagtgtcaagaagccttcgacaaaatcaaagaatatttgttgAATCTGCTAGTCTTGGTCCCACCCGAACCTGGGAggcctttgtttttatatttgacagtcttggagaattccttcgAATGTGTCCTAGTGCAACATGATGTGATCGGGAAGAAAGAGCAGGCaatatactatttgagcaagaagttcactagctacgaagccaaatacactttgttagAAAGGacttgttgtgccctaacttgggtcgctcagaagcttaggcattaccaattggcctacaccacttatctcatcaccaggttggatcctttgaagtacatattccaaaagccgatgcccacggggaggttagcaaaatggcaaatcctgcttaccgagtttgacatagtctatgtcctCTGCAcggcaatgaaggctcaagcttTAGCAGATCACTTAGCGGAAAATCCTGTTGATGATGAGTATCAGCCTTTGAGCACTTACTTTCCGGACGAGGAAGTAAACTCAGTTGAGGTAACTTCAGAAGAcgccaatgcttggaaaatgttctttgatggagctgtgaACGCAAAAGGTATCGGGATTGGGgtaatcttgatctcacccacagGTCAGCACTATCCGGCCATAGCCCGGCTTCGGTTTTTCTACACCAACAACACtgtcgagtatgaagcctgcattatgggtatgaacatggcaattgaCCAAGATGTGGAAGAATTATTAACCATGGGAGATTCGgacttgattatccgacaagctcaggatgaatgggaaactcgggatgtcaagcttattccttacaggcaacatgtggaagatcttagcaagcggttcaagtcagtcgagttcaggtacattccttgATTTCATAATGAGTTGGCcgatgcactcgctactttggcctcgatgttgcCATATCCAGGTAATTTCCACATTGAcccattggaaatccaaatccgagaaaggcatggttattgcaatacgattgaggtggaaccaaatgttcaaccatggtatcatgatatcaagagattttgaaaacaaaggaatatcctgagcaagccaatggagaccaaaagagaaccattagaatgCTTGCCAGcagtttcttcttgagcggagaggtcttgtacaaaaggactccagatctcaacCTTTTAAGATGTGTGGATGACCAAGAGGCTAGAAGAATCATGAATAAAGTGCACGCAGGGGTGTGTGGTCCCCATATGAATGGATACGTacttgcaaagaaaatccttttgAGCaggttgtcgcgcccccttttccctcCTCGAAAA from Nicotiana sylvestris chromosome 12, ASM39365v2, whole genome shotgun sequence encodes the following:
- the LOC138882965 gene encoding uncharacterized protein; amino-acid sequence: MPTGRLAKWQILLTEFDIVYVLCTAMKAQALADHLAENPVDDEYQPLSTYFPDEEVNSVEVTSEDANAWKMFFDGAVNAKGIGIGVILISPTGQHYPAIARLRFFYTNNTVEYEACIMGMNMAIDQDVEELLTMGDSDLIIRQAQDEWETRDVKLIPYRQHVEDLSKRFKSVEFRYIP